From a region of the Aeoliella mucimassa genome:
- the leuS gene encoding leucine--tRNA ligase, whose product MPRYNPATIEPKWQAFWDENKTFAAPAKPAEGQAKLYALDMFPYPSGNGLHVGHPEGYTATDITCRAARMQGKAVMHPMGFDSFGLPAEEHAIKTGEHPRVQTEQNIATFRRQLKMLGFSYDWDREIATTDVEYFRWTQWIFLKLYDTWFDKEQQRGRSIGELEVPEHVMEMGEDFARTWVDEQRLAFQSSAPVNWCPALGTVLANEEVIDGKSERGDHPVVRMPLRQWMLRITAYAERLEKDLELLDWSEGIKALQRNWIGKSTGAEVDFYVGTGESSGATSSVSAEYKSWTKTRSETGYPEKPTDEVLRIYTTRPDTLYGATYMVIAPEHPYVDRLTTADNAKAVNKYCEAAAMKSDLDRTELAKEKTGVFTGSYAINPVNGEPVPIWVADYVLISYGTGAIMAVPAHDERDFEFAQQFNIPIKAVIQPGDHVSAEDAAKILAGEMVYTDPGMAINSSDYNGLKTEEFKAKITAWLDEQGLGRQAVNYKLRDWLFSRQRFWGEPFPILHELDDEGNKTGHIMAVPEEDLPVDLPHLDDFKPHGRPEPPLDKAPNEWLYPVIDGVKYKRETNTMPQWAGSCWYYLRYLDPENTEAPIDPEIEKAWMPVDLYVGGAEHAVLHLLYARFWHKVLYDRGVVSAPEPFQKLVNQGMILGENNEKMSKSRGNVINPDDVVQEYGADSLRLYEMFMGPLEATKPWSMQGVSGVYNFLGRAWRLVVDERADELGLAPSITDEPANEAQLRTLHKTIQAVTDDIANLSFNTAIARMMEFVNFFTKEKQVPRTCVEPFVLLLSPFAPHIAEELWQVLGHDDTLAYEPWPQFDASLAKDESIEIPVQVNGKVKTKVQVAPDADKEATESAARADAKVAELIDGKELVKLIVVPGKLVNFVVKG is encoded by the coding sequence ATGCCCCGGTATAACCCCGCGACCATTGAGCCCAAGTGGCAAGCCTTCTGGGACGAGAACAAGACGTTTGCCGCACCGGCCAAACCCGCGGAAGGGCAGGCCAAGCTCTACGCCCTCGACATGTTCCCCTATCCCAGCGGAAACGGGTTGCACGTCGGACACCCCGAGGGCTATACGGCCACGGATATCACCTGTCGGGCCGCCCGCATGCAGGGCAAGGCAGTGATGCACCCGATGGGGTTCGACTCGTTCGGGTTGCCCGCGGAAGAGCATGCTATCAAAACCGGCGAGCATCCCCGCGTGCAGACCGAGCAGAACATTGCGACCTTCCGCCGACAGCTCAAGATGCTGGGCTTTAGCTACGACTGGGACCGCGAAATCGCGACCACCGACGTCGAGTACTTCCGTTGGACTCAGTGGATCTTCCTGAAACTGTACGATACCTGGTTCGACAAGGAGCAGCAGCGGGGCCGCTCAATTGGCGAACTCGAGGTGCCGGAGCACGTGATGGAGATGGGCGAGGACTTCGCCCGCACGTGGGTCGACGAGCAGCGGCTGGCCTTTCAAAGCTCGGCCCCGGTGAACTGGTGCCCGGCGCTCGGCACGGTGCTGGCCAACGAGGAAGTAATCGATGGCAAGAGCGAGCGGGGCGACCACCCGGTGGTCCGCATGCCGCTGCGGCAATGGATGCTCCGCATCACCGCCTACGCCGAACGGTTGGAAAAAGACCTGGAACTGCTCGACTGGTCCGAAGGCATCAAAGCCCTGCAACGTAACTGGATCGGCAAGAGCACCGGTGCCGAGGTCGACTTCTACGTCGGTACCGGCGAGTCATCGGGTGCCACTAGTTCTGTCAGTGCGGAGTACAAATCGTGGACCAAAACCCGCAGCGAAACCGGCTATCCCGAAAAGCCAACCGACGAGGTGCTCCGCATCTACACCACACGGCCCGACACGCTGTACGGTGCGACCTACATGGTGATCGCGCCGGAGCATCCCTACGTCGATCGCCTGACCACGGCCGACAACGCCAAAGCGGTAAATAAGTACTGCGAAGCGGCCGCGATGAAGAGCGACCTCGACCGCACCGAGCTGGCCAAGGAAAAAACCGGCGTCTTTACCGGCAGTTATGCCATCAACCCAGTGAATGGCGAGCCGGTGCCCATCTGGGTGGCCGACTACGTGCTCATCAGCTACGGCACCGGTGCCATCATGGCGGTGCCCGCGCACGATGAACGCGACTTTGAGTTCGCCCAGCAGTTTAACATTCCGATCAAGGCAGTTATCCAGCCGGGCGATCACGTGTCGGCCGAAGACGCGGCGAAGATCCTGGCTGGCGAGATGGTTTACACCGATCCGGGCATGGCCATCAACTCGAGCGACTACAACGGACTGAAGACCGAAGAGTTCAAGGCAAAGATCACTGCTTGGCTCGACGAGCAGGGGCTCGGTCGCCAGGCGGTGAACTACAAGCTCCGCGACTGGCTGTTCAGTCGCCAGCGGTTCTGGGGCGAGCCATTCCCCATCCTCCACGAGCTGGACGACGAGGGGAACAAGACTGGCCACATCATGGCGGTGCCAGAAGAGGACCTGCCAGTTGACCTGCCCCACCTCGACGACTTCAAGCCGCACGGTCGGCCCGAGCCTCCATTGGACAAAGCCCCCAACGAGTGGCTGTACCCAGTGATTGATGGCGTGAAGTACAAACGCGAGACCAACACCATGCCGCAGTGGGCGGGGAGCTGCTGGTACTACCTGCGGTACCTCGATCCCGAGAACACCGAGGCCCCAATCGATCCCGAGATCGAAAAGGCGTGGATGCCGGTCGACCTGTACGTCGGCGGTGCCGAGCACGCGGTGCTGCACCTGCTGTACGCCCGGTTCTGGCACAAGGTGCTCTACGACCGCGGAGTGGTCAGCGCACCCGAGCCATTCCAGAAGCTGGTGAATCAGGGAATGATCCTCGGTGAGAACAACGAGAAGATGTCGAAGAGCCGGGGCAACGTGATCAATCCGGACGACGTGGTCCAGGAATATGGGGCCGACTCGCTGCGGTTATATGAAATGTTCATGGGGCCCTTGGAAGCTACCAAGCCGTGGAGCATGCAAGGTGTCTCGGGCGTGTATAACTTCCTGGGTCGGGCCTGGCGACTGGTCGTCGACGAGCGGGCGGACGAGCTGGGACTGGCTCCGAGCATTACCGACGAGCCGGCCAATGAAGCCCAACTTCGCACGCTGCACAAAACCATCCAGGCGGTGACCGACGACATTGCCAATCTGTCGTTTAATACCGCGATTGCCCGCATGATGGAGTTCGTGAACTTCTTCACGAAGGAGAAGCAGGTACCGCGGACATGCGTCGAACCATTCGTGCTTTTGTTGTCGCCATTTGCCCCGCATATTGCCGAGGAGTTATGGCAGGTGTTGGGTCACGACGATACACTGGCCTATGAGCCTTGGCCGCAATTTGATGCCTCGCTTGCTAAAGACGAATCGATTGAGATTCCTGTGCAGGTAAATGGCAAAGTGAAGACCAAGGTTCAGGTCGCCCCGGATGCCGATAAAGAAGCAACCGAGTCGGCCGCCCGCGCCGACGCGAAAGTGGCGGAACTCATCGACGGTAAGGAGCTGGTAAAGCTGATCGTCGTGCCGGGCAAACTCGTCAATTTTGTGGTCAAAGGCTAG